A portion of the Carya illinoinensis cultivar Pawnee chromosome 11, C.illinoinensisPawnee_v1, whole genome shotgun sequence genome contains these proteins:
- the LOC122281428 gene encoding ubiquitin carboxyl-terminal hydrolase MINDY-2 isoform X1: MASASPSSEEQQRLEQQVKDCVHKTKLIQFLGRTTPIVLQNDNGPCPLLAICNVLLLRNNLNLSPDTVEVSQEKLLALVADRLIDSNSNFNNKDAGYVENQQQNISDAIDLLPQLATGIDVNIKFRRIDDFEFTPECAIFDLLDIPLYHGWIVDPQDTGTAIAIGSKSYNALMGELVALEEDCVDFVAATTATLGVPSPCLSKTTSFDDSPHSLPDHQKARKGDLEEEAELLRALELSQAARPTSVGDTLVDNINGGTHSVSSYGSGDVMPVDSVDRLERHIGVEDNNLPKLEPSILDDCNATSNGSDLISAKNNTGKEAATSFLKTNVGNYLDQSTYVESEERSLHIDVAEISGVDTLLQSGSAPSLSPGRETASLEKSDICISRGGKEVKQSTFTTHVHEPADKLGDCSTKELSYLSSPNANSDLSSGRIQHIDAAQSLTSSVDGSEPIYEGEECILDSRNTVLEEREPMYEGEVVLEKQADESTVDTHSARSKDEITPQEGELIQNFLKNNASQLTINGLFCLRDGLKERELCVFFRNNHFSTMFKFDGELYLLATDQGYINQPDLVWEKLNEVNGDTLFMTGNFKEFRAESRANDTWDEHNAMASTADYLASINSSAQVGLDGNSDLQLAIALQQQEFEQQPQRSNSQQSSISGSSRMIIGPQVPRTTGRDSDSSSSSRPEAKSKENKCTVM; this comes from the exons ATGGCGTCGGCTTCTCCATCATCCGAAGAACAGCAGCGGCTGGAACAGCAAGTGAAGGACTGCGTTCACAAGACAAAGCTCATTCAATTCTTGGGACGCACCACCCCTATCGTTCTTCAAAACGACAATGGCCCCTGCCCGCTTCTTGCCATCT GTAATGTTCTTCTGCTTAGGAATAACTTGAATTTGAGTCCGGATACAGTTGAAGTCTCACAGGAGAAATTGCTTGCACTGGTTGCTGATAGACTAATTGATTCCAACAGTAATTTCAAT AATAAGGATGCAGGCTATGTTGAAAATCAACAACAGAACATTTCTGATGCAATTGATCTGCTTCCTCAACTTGCAACTGGCATtgatgtaaatataaaattcaggAG GATAGATGATTTTGAGTTTACTCCAGAGTGTGCCATTTTTGATCTACTGGACATTCCATTATATCATGGTTGGATAGTTGATCCACAG GACACTGGTACCGCTATTGCCATTGGGTCAAAGTCGTACAATGCTTTAATGGGAGAGCTTGTGGCCCTTGAAGAAGATTGTGTTGATTTTGTTGCTGCAACGACTGCAACCCTAGGAGTTCCTTCTCCATGCCTTTCGAAAACTACATCATTTGATGATTCTCCACACTCACTCCCTGATCACCAGAAAGCAAGAAaaggagaccttgaagaagaagcaGAGCTTTTGAGAGCCCTGGAGCTGTCTCAGGCTGCAAGGCCAACTTCAGTGGGTGATACTCTTGTAGACAATATTAATGGGGGAACTCACTCTGTTAGTTCATATGGAAGTGGGGACGTTATGCCTGTAGATTCTGTAGATAGATTAGAGAGGCACATTGGTGTTGAAGACAACAATTTGCCTAAACTGGAACCATCTATTTTAGATGATTGCAATGCCACAAGCAATGGCAGTGATCTTATATCTGCAAAAAATAATACAGGGAAAGAAGCAGCTACTTCTTTCTTGAAGACTAATGTGGGTAATTACCTTGATCAGTCAACTTATGTGGAGTCTGAAGAACGTAGCCTTCACATTGATGTGGCTGAGATTAGTGGTGTTGACACGTTACTCCAGAGTGGAAGTGCCCCTTCCCTTTCTCCTGGAAGAGAAACTGCATCTTTGGAAAAGAGCGATATTTGTATCTCTAGAGGGGGCAAAGAAGTTAAGCAATCCACTTTCACAACCCATGTTCATGAACCTGCAGATAAGCTAGGTGATTGTAGCACAAAAGAATTATCATACTTATCTTCACCAAATGCCAATTCAGATTTATCTAGTGGCAGGATTCAGCACATCGATGCTGCCCAATCTTTGACTTCCAGTGTTGATGGCAGTGAGCCCATATATGAAGGAGAGGAATGTATATTGGATTCAAGAAACACAGTTCTTGAGGAACGGGAGCCTATGTATGAGGGTGAGGTGGTTCTTGAGAAACAAGCTGACGAAAGCACTGTAGATACCCATAGTGCAAGATCTAAAGATGAAATTACTCCACAAGAAG GGGAGCTTATccagaattttttgaaaaacaatGCTAGCCAGTTGACCATTAATGG CCTTTTCTGCTTACGAGATGGTCTTAAAGAACGTGAACTTTGTGTATTTTTCCGTAATAATCACTTCAGCACCATGTTTAAG TTTGATGGTGAACTTTATCTTCTAGCTACTGACCAAGGTTACATAAATCAGCCTGATTTGGTGTGGGAAAAATTAAATGAG GTCAATGGGGATACTCTGTTCATGACGGGTAACTTTAAGGAATTCAGAGCAGAAAGTCGTGCAAATGACACATGGGATGAACATAATGCTATGGCCAGCACTGCT GACTATCTTGCCAGCATCAATAGCTCAGCACAAGTGGGTTTGGATGGAAA TTCTGATCTACAATTGGCGATTGCTCTGCAACAACAGGAGTTTGAACAACAACCTCAGCGTTCTAATTCACAGCAGTCATCCATCAGTGGAAGTTCGAGGATGATCATTGGTCCCCAG
- the LOC122281428 gene encoding uncharacterized protein LOC122281428 isoform X2: MASASPSSEEQQRLEQQVKDCVHKTKLIQFLGRTTPIVLQNDNGPCPLLAICNVLLLRNNLNLSPDTVEVSQEKLLALVADRLIDSNSNFNNKDAGYVENQQQNISDAIDLLPQLATGIDVNIKFRRIDDFEFTPECAIFDLLDIPLYHGWIVDPQDTGTAIAIGSKSYNALMGELVALEEDCVDFVAATTATLGVPSPCLSKTTSFDDSPHSLPDHQKARKGDLEEEAELLRALELSQAARPTSVGDTLVDNINGGTHSVSSYGSGDVMPVDSVDRLERHIGVEDNNLPKLEPSILDDCNATSNGSDLISAKNNTGKEAATSFLKTNVGNYLDQSTYVESEERSLHIDVAEISGVDTLLQSGSAPSLSPGRETASLEKSDICISRGGKEVKQSTFTTHVHEPADKLGDCSTKELSYLSSPNANSDLSSGRIQHIDAAQSLTSSVDGSEPIYEGEECILDSRNTVLEEREPMYEGEVVLEKQADESTVDTHSARSKDEITPQEGELIQNFLKNNASQLTINGLFCLRDGLKERELCVFFRNNHFSTMFKFDGELYLLATDQGYINQPDLVWEKLNEVNGDTLFMTGNFKEFRAESRANDTWDEHNAMASTADYLASINSSAQVGLDGNSDLQLAIALQQQEFEQQPQRSNSQQSSISGSSRMIIGPQDSWPQFPDYGKFMHSLFHGTNP; the protein is encoded by the exons ATGGCGTCGGCTTCTCCATCATCCGAAGAACAGCAGCGGCTGGAACAGCAAGTGAAGGACTGCGTTCACAAGACAAAGCTCATTCAATTCTTGGGACGCACCACCCCTATCGTTCTTCAAAACGACAATGGCCCCTGCCCGCTTCTTGCCATCT GTAATGTTCTTCTGCTTAGGAATAACTTGAATTTGAGTCCGGATACAGTTGAAGTCTCACAGGAGAAATTGCTTGCACTGGTTGCTGATAGACTAATTGATTCCAACAGTAATTTCAAT AATAAGGATGCAGGCTATGTTGAAAATCAACAACAGAACATTTCTGATGCAATTGATCTGCTTCCTCAACTTGCAACTGGCATtgatgtaaatataaaattcaggAG GATAGATGATTTTGAGTTTACTCCAGAGTGTGCCATTTTTGATCTACTGGACATTCCATTATATCATGGTTGGATAGTTGATCCACAG GACACTGGTACCGCTATTGCCATTGGGTCAAAGTCGTACAATGCTTTAATGGGAGAGCTTGTGGCCCTTGAAGAAGATTGTGTTGATTTTGTTGCTGCAACGACTGCAACCCTAGGAGTTCCTTCTCCATGCCTTTCGAAAACTACATCATTTGATGATTCTCCACACTCACTCCCTGATCACCAGAAAGCAAGAAaaggagaccttgaagaagaagcaGAGCTTTTGAGAGCCCTGGAGCTGTCTCAGGCTGCAAGGCCAACTTCAGTGGGTGATACTCTTGTAGACAATATTAATGGGGGAACTCACTCTGTTAGTTCATATGGAAGTGGGGACGTTATGCCTGTAGATTCTGTAGATAGATTAGAGAGGCACATTGGTGTTGAAGACAACAATTTGCCTAAACTGGAACCATCTATTTTAGATGATTGCAATGCCACAAGCAATGGCAGTGATCTTATATCTGCAAAAAATAATACAGGGAAAGAAGCAGCTACTTCTTTCTTGAAGACTAATGTGGGTAATTACCTTGATCAGTCAACTTATGTGGAGTCTGAAGAACGTAGCCTTCACATTGATGTGGCTGAGATTAGTGGTGTTGACACGTTACTCCAGAGTGGAAGTGCCCCTTCCCTTTCTCCTGGAAGAGAAACTGCATCTTTGGAAAAGAGCGATATTTGTATCTCTAGAGGGGGCAAAGAAGTTAAGCAATCCACTTTCACAACCCATGTTCATGAACCTGCAGATAAGCTAGGTGATTGTAGCACAAAAGAATTATCATACTTATCTTCACCAAATGCCAATTCAGATTTATCTAGTGGCAGGATTCAGCACATCGATGCTGCCCAATCTTTGACTTCCAGTGTTGATGGCAGTGAGCCCATATATGAAGGAGAGGAATGTATATTGGATTCAAGAAACACAGTTCTTGAGGAACGGGAGCCTATGTATGAGGGTGAGGTGGTTCTTGAGAAACAAGCTGACGAAAGCACTGTAGATACCCATAGTGCAAGATCTAAAGATGAAATTACTCCACAAGAAG GGGAGCTTATccagaattttttgaaaaacaatGCTAGCCAGTTGACCATTAATGG CCTTTTCTGCTTACGAGATGGTCTTAAAGAACGTGAACTTTGTGTATTTTTCCGTAATAATCACTTCAGCACCATGTTTAAG TTTGATGGTGAACTTTATCTTCTAGCTACTGACCAAGGTTACATAAATCAGCCTGATTTGGTGTGGGAAAAATTAAATGAG GTCAATGGGGATACTCTGTTCATGACGGGTAACTTTAAGGAATTCAGAGCAGAAAGTCGTGCAAATGACACATGGGATGAACATAATGCTATGGCCAGCACTGCT GACTATCTTGCCAGCATCAATAGCTCAGCACAAGTGGGTTTGGATGGAAA TTCTGATCTACAATTGGCGATTGCTCTGCAACAACAGGAGTTTGAACAACAACCTCAGCGTTCTAATTCACAGCAGTCATCCATCAGTGGAAGTTCGAGGATGATCATTGGTCCCCAG
- the LOC122281797 gene encoding agamous-like MADS-box protein AGL19 isoform X1, with the protein MKMVRGKTQMKRIENAASRQVTFSKRRNGLLKKAFELSVLCDAEVALIVFSPRGKLYEFSSASISKTIERYQKRVKDQGISGKAQENLQHLKEDSSSLAKKIELLEISKRRLLGDSLELCSIDELQQVENQLERSLNKIRARKNHLYREQIEKLREEERCQLQENAKLREKYGVPPPKPSSKQPDPVLHARSHVDVETELFIGPPK; encoded by the exons ATG AAAATGGTGAGGGGGAAAACCCAGATGAAGCGTATAGAAAATGCAGCGAGCAGACAAGTAACCTTCTCAAAGCGAAGAAATGGGCTGCTTAAGAAGGCCTTTGAGCTATCAGTTTTATGTGATGCTGAAGTTGCACTGATCGTTTTCTCTCCTCGAGGAAAGCTCTATGAATTTTCTAGCGCTAG CATAAGCAAGACGATAGAGCGGTATCAGAAGAGAGTCAAGGACCAAGGAATTAGCGGCAAAGCTCAAGAAAATTTGCAG CATTTGAAGGAAGACAGTTCTAGCTTGGCAAAGAAAATTGAGCTTCTTGAAATATCTAAACG AAGACTTCTGGGAGATAGCTTGGAATTATGTTCAATCGATGAACTACAGCAAGTCGAAAACCAGCTGGAGCGAAGCCTTAATAAAATTAGGGCAAGGAAG AATCATTTATATAGGGAGCAGATTGAGAAGCTAAGGGAAGAG GAGAGATGCCAACTGCAAGAGAATGCAAAGTTACGTGAGAAG TACGGCGTGCCACCCCCTAAACCGTCTAGCAAACAGCCAGATCCAGTTCTGCACGCAAGAAGTCATGTGGATGTGGAAACAGAATTGTTCATAGGACCACCCAAATGA
- the LOC122281797 gene encoding agamous-like MADS-box protein AGL19 isoform X2, with amino-acid sequence MVRGKTQMKRIENAASRQVTFSKRRNGLLKKAFELSVLCDAEVALIVFSPRGKLYEFSSASISKTIERYQKRVKDQGISGKAQENLQHLKEDSSSLAKKIELLEISKRRLLGDSLELCSIDELQQVENQLERSLNKIRARKNHLYREQIEKLREEERCQLQENAKLREKYGVPPPKPSSKQPDPVLHARSHVDVETELFIGPPK; translated from the exons ATGGTGAGGGGGAAAACCCAGATGAAGCGTATAGAAAATGCAGCGAGCAGACAAGTAACCTTCTCAAAGCGAAGAAATGGGCTGCTTAAGAAGGCCTTTGAGCTATCAGTTTTATGTGATGCTGAAGTTGCACTGATCGTTTTCTCTCCTCGAGGAAAGCTCTATGAATTTTCTAGCGCTAG CATAAGCAAGACGATAGAGCGGTATCAGAAGAGAGTCAAGGACCAAGGAATTAGCGGCAAAGCTCAAGAAAATTTGCAG CATTTGAAGGAAGACAGTTCTAGCTTGGCAAAGAAAATTGAGCTTCTTGAAATATCTAAACG AAGACTTCTGGGAGATAGCTTGGAATTATGTTCAATCGATGAACTACAGCAAGTCGAAAACCAGCTGGAGCGAAGCCTTAATAAAATTAGGGCAAGGAAG AATCATTTATATAGGGAGCAGATTGAGAAGCTAAGGGAAGAG GAGAGATGCCAACTGCAAGAGAATGCAAAGTTACGTGAGAAG TACGGCGTGCCACCCCCTAAACCGTCTAGCAAACAGCCAGATCCAGTTCTGCACGCAAGAAGTCATGTGGATGTGGAAACAGAATTGTTCATAGGACCACCCAAATGA
- the LOC122280494 gene encoding protein STAY-GREEN, chloroplastic-like produces MGTLSAAPVLPSKLKQSSLSDQQSSLFPCGKRPKKKNFAIVPVARLFGPSIFEASKLKVLFLGVDEKKHPGNLPRTYTLTHSDITSKLTLAISQTINNSQFQGWYSRLQRDEVVAEWKKVKGKMSLHVHCHISGGHFLLDLFARFRYFIFCKELPVVLKAFFHGDGNLFNNYPELQEALVWVYFHSNIPEFNKVECWGPIRAAAAPTSSVHNDEMMHSNPELIGKIPEPCQENCECCFPPMSLIAWSEAIPRESENSFGTQQS; encoded by the exons ATGGGAACTTTGAGTGCAGCTCCTGTGCTCCCATCAAAGCTCAAACAGTCTTCACTCTCCGATCAACAAAGCTCCCTCTTTCCTTGTGGAAAAAGACCCAAGAAGAAGAACTTTGCTATCGTTCCT GTAGCAAGATTGTTTGGGCCGTCGATATTTGAAGCTTCGAAGCTGAAGGTACTGTTTTTGGGAGTGGATGAAAAGAAGCACCCGGGGAACCTTCCAAGGACCTACACGCTTACGCATAGTGATATAACTTCTAAGCTCACTTTGGCCATCTCACAGACAATAAACAACTCTCAA TTTCAAGGGTGGTACAGCAGATTACAAAGAGATGAAGTAGTAGCAGAGTGGAAGAAAGTGAAGGGAAAGATGTCCCTTCATGTTCACTGTCATATAAGTGGAGGCCATTTTCTCTTGGATTTGTTTGCTAGGTTCAGATACTTCATCTTCTGCAAAGAACTACCAGTG GTTTTGAAGGCCTTTTTCCATGGAGATGGGAATTTGTTCAACAACTATCCGGAATTGCAGGAGGCTTTGGTCTGGGTTTACTTTCACTCAAACATTCCAGAATTCAACAAAGTGGAATGCTGGGGGCCCATCAGGGCGGCCGCAGCGCCCACCAGTAGCGTGCACAATGACGAAATGATGCACTCAAACCCAGAGCTTATCGGGAAAATACCCGAACCATGCCAAGAAAATTGCGAGTGTTGCTTTCCACCAATGAGCTTGATCGCGTGGTCAGAAGCAATTCCCCGTGAAAGCGAAAATAGTTTTGGGACACAACAGAGCTGA